A DNA window from Candidatus Amarolinea dominans contains the following coding sequences:
- a CDS encoding flippase-like domain-containing protein — MRFSPSSPTSTPVGLPWPCCSFNSACWCARPAGRSCCAGGVPAPLALLVRWYFIGSLFNTVLPTGFGGDAVKTVALGRYAGRPGVVLGSVLLDRFSGMAMQMPIGIMALLLAPGAASPAVGWLLGLLFGACALIVLLMARRDWALALQRRFPAVARVKAGQILLDAIPTYGLRPLLASFGVSLIFNALLIGLNICLGLAVGAAIPWRYYLIFVPLISVSLVLPSFGGLGVREFSYMALFTQVGVTPAAAAAMGLLFYAVTMGGALVGGILYLTPAAWWEPAPDSRSLGVEQP, encoded by the coding sequence GTGAGATTTTCGCCGTCCTCACCCACATCCACGCCGGTTGGTTTGCCCTGGCCCTGCTGCTCTTTCAACTCGGCGTGCTGGTGCGCGCGGCCCGCTGGCAGATCCTGCTGCGCCGGCGGCGTCCCCGCGCCCCTGGCGCTGCTGGTGCGCTGGTACTTCATCGGCAGTCTGTTCAACACCGTCCTGCCCACCGGCTTCGGCGGCGACGCGGTCAAGACCGTGGCCCTGGGCCGTTACGCCGGCCGGCCCGGCGTGGTGCTCGGCTCGGTCCTGCTCGATCGCTTCAGCGGCATGGCCATGCAGATGCCCATCGGCATCATGGCGCTGCTGCTGGCGCCCGGCGCGGCCAGCCCGGCCGTTGGCTGGCTCCTCGGTCTGCTGTTCGGCGCCTGTGCGCTGATCGTCCTGCTGATGGCGCGGCGCGATTGGGCGTTGGCCTTGCAGCGCCGCTTCCCGGCCGTGGCGCGGGTCAAGGCCGGCCAAATCCTGCTCGACGCCATCCCCACCTATGGCCTGCGTCCTCTCCTGGCGTCGTTTGGCGTCTCGCTCATCTTCAACGCCCTGCTCATTGGCCTCAACATCTGCCTGGGCCTGGCCGTAGGCGCCGCCATTCCCTGGCGCTACTACCTGATCTTCGTGCCGCTCATTTCTGTCTCCCTCGTGCTCCCCTCCTTCGGGGGCCTGGGCGTGCGCGAATTCAGCTACATGGCCCTGTTCACCCAGGTAGGCGTCACACCGGCGGCCGCGGCCGCGATGGGTCTGCTCTTCTACGCAGTCACGATGGGCGGCGCGCTGGTTGGCGGCATCCTCTACCTCACCCCGGCCGCCTGGTGGGAACCGGCGCCTGACAGCCGCAGCCTGGGGGTGGAACAGCCATGA
- a CDS encoding class I SAM-dependent methyltransferase has protein sequence MDPDEIAPYAGRRLLEVGCGIGNMTSYFLGLDEVVGLDRLPSSVRYVRAAFADRPNVHICEGDITTRDTVAQLAGHRLDTVMCLNVLEHIEDHQTALRHMAELLTPGGRLLLFVPAGAYMHGTLDSALGHFRRYDRGQLRSLVSATGLTILRLSYLNIAGIPGWWLNSRVLKRDILPHGQLKLFNLLAPLFIGAERLLRRWGCAARPIAPLYRPETDAMTASTAQLRCANASTARSNWRSAWR, from the coding sequence TTGGATCCTGACGAAATTGCGCCGTACGCGGGTCGCCGCCTGCTCGAGGTGGGCTGCGGCATCGGCAACATGACCAGCTATTTCCTGGGCCTGGACGAGGTGGTTGGTCTGGATCGCCTGCCCAGTTCGGTACGCTACGTGCGCGCCGCATTTGCCGACCGCCCCAATGTCCATATCTGCGAGGGCGACATCACCACGCGTGACACCGTGGCCCAACTGGCCGGCCATCGCCTTGACACCGTGATGTGCCTCAACGTCCTGGAGCACATCGAAGATCACCAGACCGCGCTGCGCCACATGGCCGAACTGCTGACGCCGGGCGGCCGGCTGCTGCTCTTCGTCCCGGCCGGCGCGTACATGCACGGCACCCTGGACAGCGCGCTGGGGCATTTCCGCCGCTATGACCGCGGCCAACTGCGCAGCCTGGTGAGCGCGACCGGCCTCACGATTCTGCGGCTGAGCTACCTGAACATCGCCGGCATTCCCGGTTGGTGGCTCAACAGCCGCGTCCTCAAGCGCGACATCCTGCCTCACGGCCAACTCAAGCTGTTCAACCTGCTGGCCCCGCTCTTCATCGGCGCCGAGCGCCTCCTGCGCCGGTGGGGATGTGCCGCTCGGCCAATCGCTCCTCTGTATCGCCCAGAAACCGACGCAATGACTGCTTCCACCGCGCAACTGCGCTGCGCAAACGCCTCGACGGCCCGCTCAAACTGGCGATCAGCCTGGCGCTGA
- a CDS encoding glycosyltransferase family 39 protein: MVNRVGRSLLLLAALGSAAFGLQRFAWQGEDGSVQAIWLLSILLFLASQAPWQLLRRAGGATRRIWPARATLFNLLILVVILSAAFWLRVNRLEIIPYDFHGDMASYGIQGREIIMGNQWRLFQEGWANIPMIGYLPTAAAMALFGNNLFGLNMSAVIAGMLSLLAFYLFIWRLFDSPRLALLATALVAINVPHIHFAPGRTWTPGRSICSPSSCWWMAYARRNFSLALAGVLLSFGLQMYYSGRVVLFIIAGFLLFALLFRRDWIKGNLIGLTLMALGLLIGLGPSLIYFARNQDALVERSRSVFLFYPAVMNHLMGKYGVSTPWAVFLEQARLSLLMFHVSADSTRSSATGTPCSVPLSRRSSPWALATRCAAGAHPAPPWRSSSGCSTSSSAASSPATRPSGRAWSA; this comes from the coding sequence TTGGTCAACCGGGTTGGGCGTAGCCTGCTCTTGCTCGCGGCCCTGGGCAGCGCGGCGTTCGGCCTGCAGCGCTTTGCCTGGCAGGGCGAAGACGGCAGCGTCCAGGCGATCTGGCTGCTCAGCATCCTGCTCTTCCTGGCCTCGCAAGCGCCCTGGCAGCTTCTGCGACGGGCCGGCGGCGCGACGCGGCGCATCTGGCCGGCGCGTGCCACCCTGTTCAATTTGCTCATCCTGGTCGTCATTCTGAGCGCGGCCTTCTGGCTGCGCGTCAATCGCCTGGAAATCATCCCCTACGATTTTCACGGCGACATGGCCTCCTACGGCATTCAAGGCCGCGAGATCATCATGGGCAACCAATGGCGCCTGTTCCAGGAGGGTTGGGCCAACATCCCCATGATCGGCTACCTGCCCACCGCGGCCGCCATGGCCCTCTTCGGCAACAACCTCTTTGGCCTCAACATGAGCGCGGTCATCGCTGGTATGCTCAGCCTGCTGGCCTTCTACCTGTTCATCTGGCGCCTGTTCGATAGCCCGCGCCTGGCCCTCCTGGCTACTGCGCTGGTGGCGATCAACGTCCCCCATATCCATTTCGCGCCTGGCCGCACATGGACCCCTGGCCGTTCAATCTGTTCGCCCTCTTCCTGCTGGTGGATGGCTTACGCGCGCCGCAACTTTTCCCTGGCTCTGGCCGGGGTTCTCCTCAGCTTTGGCCTGCAAATGTACTACTCGGGCCGTGTCGTCCTCTTCATCATCGCCGGCTTTCTGCTCTTCGCCCTGCTCTTCCGCCGCGACTGGATCAAGGGCAACCTGATCGGCCTGACCCTCATGGCGTTGGGCCTGCTGATCGGCCTGGGCCCCAGCCTCATCTACTTTGCCCGCAACCAGGATGCGCTGGTCGAACGCAGTCGTTCGGTCTTCCTCTTCTACCCGGCCGTCATGAACCACCTCATGGGCAAGTACGGCGTATCCACGCCCTGGGCCGTCTTCCTGGAGCAGGCGCGGCTCTCGCTGTTGATGTTCCATGTCAGCGCGGACTCCACACGCAGTTCGGCTACCGGCACCCCATGTTCAGTTCCGCTATCTCGCCGCTCATCGCCCTGGGCTTTGGCTACGCGCTGCGCCGCTGGCGCACACCCGGCGCCGCCCTGGCGCTCATCTTCTGGGTGCTCAACCTCTTCATCGGCAGCATCCTCACCGGCGACGCGCCCTTCTGGCCGCGCCTGGTCGGCATGA
- a CDS encoding glycosyltransferase family 39 protein produces the protein MRLFGQDLYGLFLGSVLIGAATIPAVFWLGRELADRRVGLLAAALLTISYTHNHLSRSSSPAPLLIVTLFCACLWRGLRTGRGVWFALAGILFGLSPLVYYGARVTFVILPLLFLWC, from the coding sequence ATGCGCCTGTTCGGACAGGACCTCTACGGGCTATTCCTCGGCTCCGTGCTCATCGGCGCCGCCACCATTCCTGCCGTCTTCTGGCTGGGGCGTGAGCTGGCCGATCGCCGCGTCGGGCTGTTGGCGGCCGCCCTGCTGACCATCAGCTACACCCACAACCACCTGAGCCGATCGTCATCCCCAGCGCCCCTGCTCATCGTCACGCTGTTCTGCGCCTGCCTCTGGCGCGGCTTGCGTACAGGCCGCGGCGTCTGGTTTGCACTGGCCGGCATCCTGTTCGGCCTCAGCCCGCTGGTCTATTACGGCGCGCGCGTCACTTTCGTCATTCTGCCGCTGCTGTTTCTGTGGTGCTGA